A stretch of Candidatus Nanogingivalaceae bacterium DNA encodes these proteins:
- a CDS encoding excinuclease ABC subunit UvrC, protein MNTKLAEKLKNLPNSAGVYFHKNSKDEIIYVGKAANLKNRVRQYFQNSRGKDSKTQALVAEIAMTDWIEVETEMDALFLESEMIKRYKPQYNILLRDDKSPTYVRIGFRDKIPHISFTKNPLDDSAEYFGPFYNSNAVKKSVRLLRKVFPYYLSEKMPAKNSLDFQIGLTPGLENFEQDSQEFNQKKAEYRRNLQQLARYLKGERKMLQLEIEKEMFDFASEQNFEMAAKKRNQLRDLSELGKQVIFSNEEFLDISKDHALSKLAEILSLENPPRRIEAYDISHTGGENNVASMVVFSNGLSDKREYRKFKMTTGGNDDFLHMKEVLTRRFSKRNEKWARPDLVLIDGGKGQLSVALEVLPSDILAIGIAKRDEEIIFDTRNTNLKTDWLNENLSKRGEDFSVRCEGDFLVLNLHLSQSHSHGHARNLLGENNSEFSDLTKLFQRIRDESHRFAINYHSNLRTKKQTQNILEKIDGVGVKTRAKLLRKFGSVKRIREAPVSEISKIVGEKLAEKIKQNL, encoded by the coding sequence ATGAACACCAAACTCGCCGAAAAATTGAAAAATCTGCCAAATTCTGCTGGCGTTTATTTTCATAAAAATTCGAAAGACGAAATTATTTATGTCGGAAAAGCGGCAAATTTAAAGAATCGTGTTCGGCAATATTTTCAAAATTCACGCGGTAAAGATTCGAAAACGCAAGCTTTAGTGGCAGAAATAGCGATGACCGATTGGATTGAAGTTGAAACTGAAATGGATGCGCTTTTTTTGGAAAGCGAGATGATTAAACGCTATAAACCTCAATATAATATTCTTTTGCGAGATGATAAATCGCCAACTTATGTGCGAATTGGTTTTCGTGATAAAATTCCACATATCAGTTTTACCAAAAATCCGCTTGATGATTCGGCAGAATATTTTGGGCCGTTTTATAATTCAAATGCGGTAAAAAAATCGGTGCGGTTGCTTCGAAAAGTTTTTCCGTACTATTTGAGCGAAAAGATGCCAGCAAAAAATAGTTTAGATTTCCAAATTGGGTTAACGCCAGGACTGGAAAATTTCGAACAAGATTCGCAGGAATTTAATCAAAAAAAGGCTGAATATAGGCGCAATTTACAGCAACTCGCAAGGTATTTGAAGGGCGAGCGAAAAATGCTCCAGCTTGAAATTGAAAAAGAAATGTTTGATTTTGCGAGTGAACAGAATTTTGAAATGGCGGCAAAAAAACGCAATCAGTTGCGGGATTTGAGTGAGCTTGGTAAGCAGGTTATTTTTTCAAATGAGGAGTTTTTGGATATTTCTAAAGATCATGCGCTTTCGAAATTGGCAGAAATTCTTTCTCTTGAAAATCCTCCGCGGCGAATTGAGGCTTATGATATTTCACACACAGGAGGCGAAAATAATGTGGCCTCTATGGTGGTTTTTTCGAACGGTTTAAGCGATAAGCGCGAGTATCGAAAATTTAAAATGACTACTGGTGGAAATGATGATTTTTTACATATGAAAGAAGTTTTGACGAGGCGATTTTCGAAACGTAATGAAAAATGGGCACGGCCAGATTTAGTCTTAATTGATGGTGGAAAAGGCCAATTGAGCGTGGCGTTAGAAGTTTTACCGAGTGATATTTTAGCAATTGGAATAGCTAAGCGGGATGAGGAAATTATTTTTGACACTAGAAATACTAATCTAAAAACGGATTGGCTTAATGAAAATTTATCTAAAAGGGGTGAAGATTTTTCGGTTCGGTGTGAAGGCGATTTCCTGGTTTTGAATTTACATCTATCGCAAAGTCATTCGCATGGGCATGCTAGAAATTTACTGGGCGAGAATAATTCTGAATTTAGTGATTTAACTAAACTTTTTCAGCGAATTCGTGATGAATCGCATAGATTTGCAATTAATTATCATTCGAATTTGCGTACAAAAAAACAAACGCAGAATATTTTAGAAAAAATTGATGGAGTTGGTGTAAAAACACGAGCAAAATTATTGCGTAAATTTGGTTCAGTGAAGCGAATTCGTGAAGCCCCGGTTAGTGAGATTTCGAAAATAGTTGGCGAAAAATTAGCTGAAAAAATTAAGCAAAATTTGTAA
- a CDS encoding helix-turn-helix transcriptional regulator translates to MKGQKMFSQNLQKLRASKNISQEQLADKIGVSRQSVSAWESGKSSPELEKLVAISNLFNISLDELTGEISTKKIDFDKEDYNKTYRKIAIIRSLGIFILFLGITLATFSSGYDFKMRQSLLSDSMPDFSILSSIVLMLSLAIAVPLFILARNFDKTAIENLAESNTKINEVFSKKEIQNAESIESFSKMALVSIIFIAIASHQVIYNFTNLGGRSASTIFMLLLGIGLSISTYGNSIFAKISNFNEIESENKEKNRKIGLFAAITMMSITAIYLTYSFITNDWSSARIFYPVGGIAVGIFAVITNHKK, encoded by the coding sequence ATGAAAGGACAAAAAATGTTTAGTCAAAATTTACAAAAGCTACGTGCTTCAAAAAATATTTCACAAGAACAACTTGCCGATAAAATTGGAGTTTCGCGACAATCAGTTTCAGCCTGGGAAAGTGGAAAATCTTCACCAGAGCTTGAAAAGTTAGTTGCTATAAGTAATCTTTTTAATATTAGTTTAGATGAATTAACTGGTGAAATTTCAACCAAGAAAATAGATTTCGATAAAGAAGACTATAATAAAACTTATAGAAAAATTGCTATAATCCGATCTTTAGGAATTTTTATTTTATTCTTAGGAATCACCCTCGCTACTTTTTCTTCAGGATATGATTTTAAAATGCGACAATCTCTACTTTCAGATTCAATGCCAGATTTCTCTATACTTTCCAGTATCGTTCTAATGTTGTCACTAGCAATCGCAGTACCATTATTCATCCTCGCTAGAAACTTTGATAAAACAGCAATTGAGAATCTTGCCGAATCTAATACAAAAATTAACGAAGTTTTTTCGAAAAAAGAAATTCAAAACGCTGAGAGTATCGAAAGCTTTAGCAAAATGGCTCTTGTTTCGATAATCTTCATTGCTATAGCTAGCCATCAAGTTATCTACAATTTTACAAATCTTGGCGGAAGAAGTGCATCAACGATTTTTATGCTCTTACTTGGAATTGGACTTTCTATATCAACCTATGGTAATTCTATTTTTGCTAAAATTAGCAACTTTAACGAAATCGAAAGTGAAAATAAAGAGAAAAATCGAAAAATTGGCCTTTTCGCGGCTATTACAATGATGTCGATTACAGCAATTTATTTAACTTATAGTTTTATCACTAATGATTGGTCTTCAGCAAGAATTTTTTATCCTGTAGGCGGTATCGCAGTTGGAATTTTTGCAGTAATCACTAACCATAAAAAATAA
- a CDS encoding fructose-bisphosphate aldolase class I has product MKPTILSIGNATKDSFLDIQDQKIYKDELNDFHYDLTFDDSTLNYKKKAGIFGGTILSEKIFTAAHFKAFSNANPKGISQFEYSEINDSLVERFIVSYKGKSFILTSNPRETKWNSPPYAPDLIYIADTNFSESYLMDFRKYLSENRQIELVYNIADLDQDLSRELFVRANLVFVDFRKQNLSDLIDYSNYQTVVESLLKVGVRSIVIFDGAKIVVGNKEKIASAESDFGLNSFYQSNIFQAAFVAENFSNSSNLEESLRLALTIANKSDFNDVLKPFYAQQILNRKNYELPVEIISDTPDIKGRLHKVASSLVARPKGIFAADESGGNIHKKFESIGVEDNFENRRAYREMFFKTQDIENYLSGIILFEETVEQNTSEGVNFVEYLKNRDILVGVKLDGGLRPLAGFEDETISVGLDSLDQKLEKYSKMNIDFAKWRVAFEINKEKGTPSDAAIEANLRILAQYAKACQKYGIVPIVEPEVVYSGNHTIKQCREITEKILKSLFKELEIFKVDLAGTILKTGMVLAGSENEIQSSSREVARETIAALKNSVPKELAGVVFLSGGQTPTQATDNLQEITNLGPFDWGVTYSYARALQLPALQAWAGKAENVSQAQLLFLERVAANSHALYKN; this is encoded by the coding sequence ATGAAACCGACGATTCTATCGATTGGAAATGCAACAAAAGACAGTTTTCTAGATATTCAAGATCAAAAAATATACAAAGATGAACTTAATGATTTTCATTACGATTTAACTTTTGATGACTCTACTTTGAATTATAAAAAGAAAGCTGGTATTTTTGGTGGTACAATTTTAAGCGAGAAGATTTTTACCGCTGCTCATTTCAAGGCTTTTTCGAATGCTAATCCAAAAGGGATATCTCAATTTGAATATAGTGAAATTAACGATTCCTTAGTTGAACGATTTATCGTTTCATATAAGGGTAAGAGTTTTATCTTAACAAGCAATCCACGCGAAACAAAATGGAATTCTCCACCTTATGCACCAGACTTAATCTATATCGCGGATACAAACTTTTCGGAATCTTATTTAATGGATTTTCGAAAATATCTATCTGAAAACCGACAAATCGAGCTGGTTTATAACATTGCCGATCTAGATCAAGACTTATCAAGGGAGCTCTTTGTTCGAGCGAATTTAGTTTTTGTAGATTTTCGAAAACAAAATTTAAGCGATTTAATCGATTACTCCAATTACCAAACCGTTGTTGAATCTTTATTGAAGGTTGGTGTTCGTAGCATAGTTATTTTTGACGGAGCTAAAATAGTTGTTGGAAATAAAGAAAAAATTGCTAGCGCAGAATCCGATTTTGGATTGAATTCTTTTTATCAGAGCAATATTTTTCAGGCTGCTTTTGTGGCTGAAAACTTTTCAAACTCTTCTAACTTAGAAGAGAGCTTGCGGCTAGCGCTAACAATTGCGAATAAATCAGATTTTAATGATGTTCTAAAACCTTTTTATGCGCAACAAATCCTAAATCGTAAAAACTATGAATTACCGGTTGAAATCATAAGTGATACGCCGGATATTAAAGGAAGATTACATAAAGTTGCATCAAGCCTAGTCGCTCGACCAAAAGGAATTTTTGCAGCGGATGAATCTGGTGGAAATATCCATAAAAAGTTTGAAAGTATTGGCGTTGAAGATAATTTTGAAAATCGCCGAGCTTATAGGGAAATGTTCTTTAAAACTCAAGATATCGAGAATTATTTAAGCGGAATTATTCTATTTGAAGAAACTGTTGAACAAAATACTTCTGAAGGTGTTAATTTTGTTGAATATCTAAAAAACCGAGATATTTTAGTTGGAGTTAAACTTGATGGTGGACTTCGACCTTTAGCTGGTTTTGAGGACGAGACTATTTCTGTAGGTTTAGATTCTTTGGACCAAAAGCTTGAAAAATATTCAAAAATGAATATTGACTTTGCAAAATGGCGAGTTGCTTTTGAAATAAATAAAGAAAAAGGAACTCCGAGCGATGCTGCCATTGAGGCGAATTTACGAATTTTGGCTCAATATGCGAAAGCTTGTCAAAAATATGGAATTGTACCAATTGTAGAGCCAGAAGTTGTTTATTCAGGAAACCATACGATAAAGCAGTGTCGTGAGATTACTGAAAAGATTTTGAAGAGTCTGTTTAAAGAATTAGAAATCTTTAAAGTTGATCTTGCTGGAACAATCTTAAAAACGGGTATGGTTCTTGCTGGTTCTGAAAATGAAATTCAATCATCTTCAAGAGAAGTTGCACGCGAAACTATTGCGGCCTTGAAAAATTCTGTTCCTAAAGAATTAGCGGGTGTTGTATTCTTGTCTGGCGGTCAAACACCGACTCAAGCAACAGATAATTTGCAAGAAATTACAAATCTTGGTCCTTTTGATTGGGGGGTTACATACAGCTATGCTAGAGCACTTCAATTGCCTGCATTGCAAGCTTGGGCTGGTAAAGCTGAAAACGTTTCTCAGGCACAGCTTTTGTTTCTTGAACGTGTTGCAGCAAATTCGCATGCACTATATAAAAACTAA
- a CDS encoding FAD-dependent oxidoreductase, with protein sequence MKFDKVIIGFGKAGKTLAVLAANKGEKIALVEKSSKMYGGTCINIACIPTKTLAVAASENLTFEEAISRKGDVVKRLNLKNYHMLADNDLVTVFDGFGSFLDENTVLVESNGEKLELSADKIIINTGAESFIPKIEGIEEGLQNSKIFTSTELLDNQEKIDNLAIIGGGFIGLEFASTFTKLGTKVTIFEKFDKILADEDDSMRKAIYDFLVSQGVNFEFNANIEAFENTENGILVKNNGENFAFDKVLVSIGRKPAISKLNLEKAGIKTLENGGIWTDEKLQTSNPKVWAVGDVRGKEQFTYASLDDFRILRSQFYGNGEYSLNSRKNLPNSVFLQVPFSKVGLTEKQALAEGFEIKVKEIPAAAVPKLQLEFKTTGLLRSVVDVQTNKILGAALFCYNSPEVINIIKTAIDANLDYTVLRDQIFTHPTVAESLNDLFNL encoded by the coding sequence ATGAAATTTGATAAAGTTATAATTGGTTTTGGAAAGGCTGGAAAAACGCTAGCTGTTTTAGCAGCAAATAAAGGTGAAAAGATTGCTCTGGTTGAAAAATCTTCAAAAATGTATGGTGGAACTTGCATTAATATTGCTTGTATTCCAACGAAGACTTTAGCGGTTGCGGCAAGCGAGAATTTAACTTTCGAAGAAGCGATTTCGCGTAAAGGCGATGTTGTTAAGCGGTTAAACTTAAAAAACTATCACATGTTGGCTGATAACGATTTGGTTACGGTTTTTGATGGCTTTGGCTCATTTCTAGATGAGAACACGGTTTTAGTTGAATCGAATGGTGAAAAACTTGAGCTTTCGGCCGATAAAATTATCATTAATACCGGTGCGGAAAGTTTTATTCCTAAAATTGAAGGAATTGAAGAAGGTTTGCAAAATTCAAAAATCTTTACAAGCACAGAACTTCTTGATAACCAAGAAAAAATTGATAATCTAGCAATTATTGGTGGTGGATTTATTGGTTTGGAATTTGCTTCAACCTTCACAAAATTAGGCACAAAAGTTACAATTTTTGAGAAGTTTGATAAAATCTTAGCCGATGAAGATGACTCGATGCGAAAAGCGATTTATGATTTTCTAGTTTCGCAAGGTGTTAATTTTGAATTTAATGCAAATATTGAAGCTTTCGAAAATACTGAAAATGGAATTCTAGTAAAAAATAATGGCGAAAATTTTGCGTTTGACAAAGTGTTGGTTTCGATTGGAAGAAAACCTGCAATCTCGAAATTGAATCTTGAAAAAGCGGGAATTAAAACGCTTGAAAATGGTGGAATTTGGACGGACGAAAAACTTCAAACTTCAAATCCAAAAGTTTGGGCGGTTGGTGATGTGCGCGGAAAAGAACAATTCACTTATGCTTCTTTGGATGATTTTCGAATTTTACGCTCGCAATTTTATGGTAATGGCGAATATTCTTTAAATAGCCGCAAAAACTTGCCAAATTCAGTTTTCTTGCAGGTTCCATTTTCGAAAGTTGGGTTAACTGAAAAGCAAGCCCTAGCAGAAGGTTTCGAAATTAAAGTGAAAGAAATTCCAGCCGCAGCGGTTCCAAAGCTTCAGCTCGAGTTTAAGACAACAGGACTTTTGCGATCTGTAGTTGATGTACAGACGAATAAAATTTTAGGCGCAGCTTTGTTCTGCTACAATTCACCAGAAGTGATAAATATTATAAAAACCGCAATCGATGCCAATCTGGATTATACAGTTTTGCGAGATCAAATCTTTACACACCCAACTGTTGCGGAAAGTTTAAATGACTTGTTTAATCTTTAG
- a CDS encoding histidine phosphatase family protein, with amino-acid sequence MDNTREILSSQEIQCSILTENGRKKVIESVKLLPKIDKIYASPLIRTLQTAKEVADNQNLNVEIDNRIREINWGKFNGKENSTELDEVREKQVAGDFFIRFGQYGDSKYSIESRLCDFLTDIQKNNFKNNTVLIVSHGTIISFMKWILGLKSSHAKKGKFEVFKDVDFQFLEKHNNLLSDISNFEVSKRLKETDKIKNSETRHKYVNIAKDYNNIEFNNETLKYLILGLNDKLSKVENTLKPIDKNKKEIILVCIFNNFSEFFEKWIRHYVELGVKNFVLVNNNSGDDSIKKINEITKNIKDIKLDLYNVEATYNCFRACSWRQQILDIYGINRWYLNVDSDELFHVDEKIEEYIDSISKDGRKSVKAIMVDVYSKKPIFENKNISDMKFVDSNTYKTEINPFYGLRIYGGPRGRIFGLRSSLQKVPLLYYTGNELIVNDHYVFPKELNFVNISSVVFHYKFLPNSLSLYKNMAKSGVYWQDSKEYKKYLSAYEDDSNLSMFSKDSSIKIEDFRLSDTVPE; translated from the coding sequence ATGGATAATACGCGTGAAATTTTATCGAGCCAAGAAATACAATGTTCAATATTGACTGAAAATGGTAGAAAGAAAGTTATCGAATCGGTAAAATTATTGCCTAAAATAGATAAGATATACGCTTCGCCATTAATTAGAACCCTGCAAACAGCGAAAGAAGTTGCGGATAATCAAAATCTTAATGTTGAAATAGATAACCGTATTAGAGAGATAAATTGGGGTAAATTTAACGGAAAAGAAAACTCTACCGAATTAGATGAGGTTAGAGAAAAGCAAGTTGCTGGGGATTTTTTTATTAGATTTGGTCAGTATGGTGATAGTAAATATAGCATTGAAAGTAGATTATGCGATTTTTTAACTGATATCCAAAAGAATAATTTCAAAAACAACACTGTATTAATAGTTTCTCATGGAACGATTATATCCTTTATGAAGTGGATCTTAGGGTTAAAATCTTCTCATGCGAAAAAAGGTAAATTCGAAGTTTTTAAAGATGTTGATTTTCAATTTTTAGAAAAACACAATAATTTATTGAGTGATATATCGAATTTTGAAGTTAGCAAAAGACTTAAAGAAACAGACAAAATTAAGAATAGCGAAACCAGACATAAATATGTAAATATCGCTAAAGACTATAACAATATAGAATTTAATAATGAAACACTTAAGTATTTAATTTTAGGGTTGAATGATAAACTCAGTAAGGTTGAAAATACCTTAAAACCTATTGATAAAAATAAAAAAGAGATTATTTTAGTTTGTATATTTAATAATTTTTCAGAATTTTTTGAGAAATGGATAAGACATTACGTCGAATTGGGCGTTAAGAATTTCGTATTGGTAAATAATAATTCTGGTGATGACTCAATAAAAAAGATAAATGAAATTACGAAAAATATTAAAGATATTAAACTGGATTTATACAATGTTGAAGCTACCTATAATTGTTTTAGGGCTTGTAGCTGGAGACAACAGATTTTAGATATTTATGGAATTAATAGATGGTATTTGAATGTTGATTCCGATGAATTATTCCATGTTGATGAAAAGATAGAAGAATACATTGACTCTATAAGTAAGGATGGTCGTAAATCTGTTAAAGCTATTATGGTAGACGTATATTCTAAAAAGCCCATTTTCGAAAATAAGAATATAAGTGATATGAAATTTGTAGATTCGAACACTTATAAAACTGAAATAAACCCTTTTTACGGGTTAAGAATTTACGGTGGCCCTAGAGGAAGGATTTTTGGTTTAAGGTCTAGCCTACAAAAGGTTCCACTACTATATTACACTGGAAATGAATTAATTGTGAACGATCATTATGTATTTCCGAAAGAGTTAAATTTTGTAAATATATCATCGGTAGTATTTCATTATAAATTCTTGCCGAATTCATTATCGTTATATAAAAACATGGCGAAAAGTGGGGTGTATTGGCAAGACTCTAAAGAATATAAAAAATACCTATCTGCTTATGAAGATGACTCTAATTTATCTATGTTTTCAAAAGATTCATCTATTAAAATTGAAGATTTTCGGCTGTCTGATACAGTACCCGAGTAG
- a CDS encoding ABC transporter permease yields MRRIDIIRRAGKSLRLAKKRTILTSLAIAVGATTVAVAIAAAKGGNAYVESLANKIGDQRALTVIRAVKARDPYAPNKISTTREDFEKTQTEESIKSRIISKEDLNKISKVKGVRKASPAIPVSAETVRIENGEKYDVGVATKNDEQEMELSAGKLDKNNRIDAGKIVAPKAYVEVLGGKKPEDIIGKKVILEFKDSKGEIFEKTFEIQAVDAGKTETTFSYKGNFWIENSDGLAIATKQNEGDPQFYSLSVTTDGSRTVDEIKKDILALNGGSYYDVSTFADDKAIVQAGINAISAGLAGFGFLTLLAAVFGIINTQYISVLERTSQIGLMKSLGMRKSDVSKLFRYEAALIGLIGGIIGIVVAYGITFLNPVIKNALKLQNTAGVDTNLLQPNWLAWILLVLVLMIISILSGYLPARKAAKMNPIEALRTE; encoded by the coding sequence ATGCGTAGGATTGATATTATTAGACGAGCCGGAAAGAGTCTTCGTCTAGCAAAGAAACGAACAATTTTAACAAGCCTTGCGATTGCAGTTGGGGCAACAACAGTGGCGGTCGCAATAGCTGCAGCGAAAGGTGGAAATGCATATGTTGAAAGTTTAGCTAATAAAATCGGTGACCAAAGAGCCTTAACAGTAATTCGTGCTGTTAAAGCTCGAGACCCATATGCACCGAATAAGATTTCGACAACACGCGAGGATTTTGAAAAAACTCAAACAGAAGAAAGCATAAAATCGCGAATAATCAGCAAAGAAGATCTAAATAAAATTTCGAAAGTAAAAGGTGTTCGAAAGGCTTCACCAGCAATACCAGTAAGCGCCGAAACAGTTCGAATAGAAAATGGCGAAAAATATGATGTTGGTGTTGCAACTAAAAATGACGAGCAAGAAATGGAGCTTTCGGCTGGAAAGCTTGATAAAAATAACCGAATTGATGCTGGTAAAATTGTTGCACCAAAAGCTTATGTTGAAGTTCTTGGCGGCAAAAAACCCGAGGATATTATAGGTAAAAAAGTTATCTTGGAATTTAAAGATTCGAAAGGAGAAATTTTTGAAAAAACTTTCGAAATCCAAGCAGTTGATGCTGGAAAAACAGAGACAACTTTTAGCTATAAAGGTAATTTCTGGATAGAAAATAGTGATGGTTTGGCGATTGCTACCAAACAGAATGAAGGGGATCCTCAATTTTATAGTTTGAGCGTAACAACAGATGGAAGCCGGACGGTTGATGAAATTAAAAAAGATATTTTAGCTTTAAATGGCGGAAGCTACTATGATGTTTCAACTTTTGCGGATGATAAAGCTATTGTTCAAGCAGGAATTAATGCAATATCGGCTGGACTTGCTGGATTTGGGTTTTTAACTCTTTTGGCAGCAGTTTTTGGAATTATAAATACTCAATATATTTCAGTCTTGGAGCGAACTTCGCAAATTGGCTTAATGAAATCACTTGGAATGCGTAAAAGTGATGTTTCGAAACTTTTCAGATACGAGGCAGCATTAATTGGCTTGATTGGTGGAATTATTGGAATTGTTGTTGCTTATGGGATAACTTTCTTAAACCCAGTAATTAAAAATGCCTTAAAACTACAAAATACAGCTGGGGTGGATACAAATCTTCTTCAGCCGAATTGGTTGGCCTGGATTTTATTGGTGCTTGTTTTGATGATAATTTCAATTCTTTCGGGATATCTTCCAGCGCGAAAAGCTGCAAAAATGAATCCAATCGAAGCTCTTCGAACTGAATAA
- a CDS encoding ABC transporter ATP-binding protein encodes MIEVRNISKTYGKKKNSFQALKNVSFKIPKGASVAIIGKSGSGKSTLIHAMSGLDAPEEGEVLMDGVNILSMKQKDIDKFRSKKMGFIFQSFFVQGNETCFENVSLPLEIAEEPIFRRKEIIENALKAVGLEDKIKTPARDLSGGQKQRLAIARAIANSPEIIFADEPTGNLDSITSAKIEKMLFEYNKNSKATLLIVTHDEELAEKCDIRIRIKDGKVEQIEGVRNA; translated from the coding sequence ATGATTGAAGTTCGAAATATTTCAAAAACTTACGGTAAAAAGAAAAATAGTTTTCAAGCTTTAAAAAATGTAAGTTTTAAAATTCCAAAAGGCGCAAGCGTGGCGATTATTGGAAAATCGGGAAGCGGAAAATCAACATTGATTCACGCGATGAGCGGTTTGGACGCGCCAGAAGAAGGTGAAGTTTTAATGGATGGCGTGAATATTCTTTCAATGAAGCAGAAAGATATTGATAAATTTCGTTCGAAAAAAATGGGATTTATTTTTCAAAGTTTTTTCGTGCAAGGCAATGAAACTTGTTTCGAAAATGTAAGTTTGCCGCTTGAAATTGCCGAAGAGCCAATTTTTCGGCGAAAAGAGATTATTGAAAATGCCCTAAAAGCAGTTGGCTTGGAGGATAAAATTAAAACACCAGCTCGTGATCTTTCGGGTGGGCAAAAACAGCGTTTGGCGATTGCGCGGGCGATTGCGAATTCGCCAGAAATAATTTTTGCGGATGAACCGACTGGAAATCTTGATTCGATCACAAGCGCTAAGATTGAAAAAATGCTTTTCGAATATAATAAGAATTCTAAAGCAACGCTATTAATTGTTACACATGATGAAGAATTGGCGGAAAAATGTGATATTCGAATTCGAATTAAAGACGGAAAAGTTGAACAGATTGAAGGAGTAAGAAATGCGTAG
- a CDS encoding PspC domain-containing protein: protein MKEITRIHLAKIPYEIEIPAKKQLEKYLKDLKIYSSDKDIFEDVEIRITEILAELGVKEGGVITEKEISKIEAQIGSPEVFQDTDFTEKNEEKSSAKISKRLYRDEKNGMISGVASGLAQYLNIDVVWVRLVLIVMFFMTFGGIVPIYILSILVIPAAKNANDILRLRGENITANSIREVNEEYNFEKIHLRNLKIAKAFGIIFGIFAVLAFLGGVTAIILGNLALSEIYSAAAFANAKDAGIGVIISANILGFAYLLLTGFVAKMLFKLKITKIDIFVSIISVVIAFVGLMGFITSASLLRDKVNNRVSQSLISERVKIDSAKMKSIKKLEVDSSVAVFYHIADEPKIEFTHFNFEKDNLEMNFDGETLKLNLNKVSNNARYFYGGNQEEVHIYGPELSEINLKSSSQVKYFAKNAEKIKVDISKNGSVNFENSAKIDNLEVYAGEFSNFYANGIDAKNLSVNSNGGNLELNKVENADVKTNKCNSVVSKNTRLKMRAEKVKVNGYDFNENTKGQCLYLENPDEDQF, encoded by the coding sequence ATGAAAGAAATTACAAGAATTCATTTGGCTAAAATTCCTTATGAAATTGAAATTCCAGCAAAAAAGCAACTAGAAAAATACCTAAAAGATTTGAAGATTTATTCAAGCGATAAAGATATTTTTGAAGATGTAGAAATTCGGATTACTGAGATTTTGGCGGAACTTGGAGTGAAAGAAGGTGGAGTTATTACCGAGAAAGAGATTTCGAAAATTGAAGCTCAAATTGGTTCACCAGAAGTTTTTCAAGATACAGATTTTACCGAAAAAAATGAAGAGAAATCTTCGGCGAAAATTTCAAAAAGGCTCTATCGTGATGAGAAAAATGGAATGATTTCTGGCGTGGCATCCGGTTTAGCCCAATACTTAAACATTGATGTAGTTTGGGTTCGCTTGGTGTTAATTGTAATGTTTTTTATGACTTTTGGTGGAATAGTTCCGATCTATATTTTGTCGATTTTGGTTATTCCTGCAGCAAAAAATGCGAATGACATTTTGCGACTTCGTGGCGAAAATATTACCGCAAATTCTATTCGGGAAGTAAATGAAGAATATAATTTCGAAAAAATTCACCTTCGAAACTTAAAGATTGCTAAAGCTTTTGGTATAATTTTTGGTATTTTTGCAGTTTTGGCCTTTTTGGGCGGAGTTACAGCAATAATTCTTGGAAATTTAGCGCTTTCAGAAATTTATAGCGCGGCGGCTTTTGCAAATGCTAAAGATGCCGGTATAGGTGTAATTATTAGTGCTAATATTTTAGGTTTTGCTTATCTTTTGCTCACGGGATTTGTCGCAAAAATGCTTTTCAAACTAAAAATTACAAAAATTGACATCTTTGTTTCGATTATTTCAGTTGTGATTGCATTTGTAGGACTCATGGGATTTATTACTTCAGCATCATTGCTGCGCGATAAAGTAAATAATAGGGTTTCTCAAAGTTTAATTTCAGAACGAGTTAAAATTGATTCTGCAAAAATGAAAAGTATTAAAAAGCTAGAAGTTGATTCTTCGGTGGCGGTTTTCTATCATATTGCGGATGAGCCAAAAATTGAATTCACACATTTTAATTTCGAAAAAGATAATCTTGAAATGAATTTTGATGGCGAAACTTTAAAACTAAATTTGAATAAAGTTTCAAATAATGCGCGTTATTTTTATGGCGGAAATCAGGAAGAAGTTCATATTTATGGCCCAGAGTTAAGTGAAATTAATTTGAAATCGAGCTCGCAAGTAAAATATTTTGCAAAAAATGCCGAGAAAATTAAGGTGGACATTTCGAAAAACGGGTCTGTTAATTTCGAAAATTCAGCAAAAATTGATAATTTAGAAGTTTACGCGGGCGAATTTAGCAATTTTTATGCGAACGGAATTGACGCAAAGAACTTAAGCGTAAATAGTAATGGTGGAAATTTGGAATTGAACAAGGTTGAAAATGCGGACGTTAAAACAAATAAGTGTAATTCTGTGGTTTCGAAAAATACGCGATTAAAAATGCGTGCTGAAAAAGTTAAAGTAAATGGTTATGATTTCAATGAAAACACAAAAGGTCAGTGTTTGTATCTTGAAAACCCAGATGAGGATCAATTTTAA